Proteins from a single region of Aureibacter tunicatorum:
- a CDS encoding cobyric acid synthase: protein MGKLRSIMLVGTGSDVGKSVLVAGICRILKQEGYHPAPFKAQNMSLNSFATPEGLEIGRAQATQAEACGIPCHTDMNPVLLKPTSKMSSQVVLHGKPLGNQSAKDYFMGNNRAHLFEEVCGAYRNLSARFSPIVMEGAGSISELNLKHRDIVNMRMAKEANAQVYLVADIDRGGVFASVYGTIALLEEWERKLVKGIIINKFRGDASLFEDGKKKIEELTGLPVLGVVPFAEDIYIEDEDSVALSRRKFEASQDLINIGVVLLPHISNYTDFNMLERDERANLFYTREAEELAKADIIILPGSKNTIRDLLFLRKTGLAKVILQASQQGKKVVGICGGFQMMGEWISDPHGVESDTEVVPGLGILPVSTKLTQEKTTVERSFYFKNQSDLCKGYEIHMGETSSEKASPLNRYDDKTEGYLLSDDCWGSYMHGIFDNQCVIDDSLGSVKEGESLSYEAFKEENYDKLADLLRSCLDMEKVYQHMRESAE, encoded by the coding sequence ATGGGAAAGTTGAGATCTATAATGTTAGTAGGAACGGGGTCCGATGTTGGAAAGAGCGTGCTTGTGGCCGGTATTTGCCGTATTTTGAAGCAGGAAGGGTATCATCCCGCGCCTTTTAAGGCTCAGAATATGTCATTGAACAGTTTTGCCACGCCGGAAGGACTTGAAATAGGAAGAGCTCAAGCGACTCAGGCGGAAGCTTGCGGCATACCCTGCCATACAGACATGAATCCAGTGCTGCTTAAGCCCACTTCGAAGATGAGTTCTCAAGTTGTTTTGCACGGGAAGCCTTTGGGCAATCAGTCTGCCAAGGATTATTTTATGGGGAATAACCGAGCGCACCTTTTTGAAGAGGTTTGCGGTGCTTATAGAAATTTAAGCGCTAGGTTTAGTCCTATCGTAATGGAAGGGGCCGGGAGTATTTCAGAATTGAATCTTAAGCATAGGGATATTGTCAATATGAGAATGGCTAAAGAGGCCAATGCTCAAGTGTATTTAGTAGCGGATATTGATCGTGGAGGTGTATTTGCCAGCGTATATGGAACGATAGCCTTGCTGGAAGAATGGGAGCGTAAGCTTGTCAAAGGAATAATTATAAACAAATTCAGAGGGGATGCGAGCTTATTTGAAGATGGGAAAAAGAAAATAGAAGAGCTTACAGGTTTGCCGGTATTGGGAGTTGTGCCTTTCGCCGAGGACATTTACATCGAAGACGAAGATTCGGTCGCTTTGAGCCGTAGAAAATTCGAGGCTTCTCAGGATCTGATCAATATTGGAGTCGTATTGTTGCCTCATATTTCGAATTATACGGATTTTAATATGCTCGAAAGAGATGAGAGGGCGAACTTATTTTATACTCGAGAAGCCGAGGAACTGGCTAAAGCTGACATTATCATCTTGCCGGGCTCTAAAAATACGATCAGAGACTTGCTGTTCTTGAGAAAAACAGGCTTGGCTAAAGTCATCTTGCAAGCCAGCCAACAAGGCAAGAAAGTAGTGGGGATCTGTGGCGGTTTTCAGATGATGGGAGAATGGATAAGCGATCCTCATGGGGTTGAAAGCGATACGGAAGTGGTGCCAGGGTTGGGAATATTGCCTGTTTCAACGAAATTAACTCAAGAGAAAACAACTGTCGAGCGTTCATTTTATTTTAAAAATCAATCAGACCTTTGCAAAGGGTATGAAATCCATATGGGCGAGACCTCTTCTGAGAAAGCGTCTCCATTGAATAGATATGATGATAAGACAGAAGGCTATTTGCTTAGCGATGATTGTTGGGGTTCATATATGCATGGTATTTTTGACAACCAATGCGTGATTGACGACTCGCTTGGAAGCGTGAAAGAAGGCGAGTCTTTGAGCTATGAGGCATTTAAAGAAGAGAATTATGACAAGTTGGCGGACTTGCTTAGGTCATGCCTTGATATGGAGAAAGTCTATCAGCATATGAGGGAAAGCGCGGAATGA
- a CDS encoding helix-turn-helix domain-containing protein: MEELSIYVLFAIAALVVSVLAASLLRASIKNTRYLPLLVFVIIAVVEMLSRISLLEGFAVRFPHLFYVSEPLIMLNAPLIYIYTRNLLSPKLELKKSDALFLIPFVLSVLAYIPFYSLSAEQKIADFMQFGGLNTDISENIWEWNFEVCWGAVFLVASLKQLAEFNLKIRQQFSDVHNASLHLTQWFIKFCLITYCLELTVVYATLYGWGDHKTLFYFLNGFNAVVLLLVGVDAVFSSKYVDALEKNWQAVPQEEKELAQSKKYVSSTLDQDQSRKIKQAIEQYMLDQKPYLNAQFRLGDLAEAMEISSHQISQVLNESVNKNFNEFVNQYRINEAVRLLQDQSYSHLTLSAIGFEAGFNSKSSFYSAFKKVTGKTPSEFKSL, encoded by the coding sequence ATGGAAGAGCTTTCAATTTATGTTCTATTTGCGATAGCGGCACTTGTGGTGTCTGTTTTAGCTGCAAGCCTATTGCGTGCTTCTATTAAAAACACCAGATATTTGCCGCTTTTAGTATTCGTGATCATAGCAGTGGTTGAAATGCTCTCGCGAATATCTTTATTGGAAGGCTTTGCGGTAAGATTTCCCCACTTATTTTATGTCTCGGAGCCTTTAATCATGCTTAATGCTCCTTTGATTTATATCTATACTCGCAATCTGCTTTCTCCGAAGTTGGAATTGAAAAAGAGCGATGCACTGTTTTTAATCCCTTTCGTATTAAGCGTTTTGGCTTATATTCCGTTTTACTCCTTGTCAGCAGAGCAAAAGATTGCCGATTTCATGCAGTTTGGAGGCCTGAACACCGACATATCCGAAAATATCTGGGAGTGGAATTTTGAAGTTTGTTGGGGGGCTGTTTTTCTAGTCGCTTCGCTTAAGCAGTTGGCAGAGTTCAATCTTAAGATACGCCAGCAGTTTTCCGATGTGCATAATGCCAGTCTTCATTTGACACAGTGGTTTATCAAGTTTTGTTTGATCACTTATTGCTTAGAATTGACGGTTGTGTACGCTACATTGTATGGTTGGGGAGATCATAAAACCTTGTTTTATTTTTTAAATGGCTTTAACGCTGTTGTTCTTTTATTAGTAGGAGTTGATGCTGTTTTCTCCTCCAAATATGTGGATGCTTTGGAGAAGAATTGGCAAGCTGTTCCTCAAGAGGAAAAAGAACTTGCGCAAAGCAAAAAGTATGTAAGCTCAACTTTGGACCAAGATCAATCGCGGAAAATAAAGCAAGCTATAGAGCAGTATATGCTCGATCAAAAACCGTATCTCAATGCCCAATTCAGGTTAGGCGATTTGGCCGAAGCGATGGAAATATCATCGCACCAAATTTCACAGGTATTGAATGAGTCTGTCAATAAGAACTTTAACGAGTTTGTGAACCAATACAGAATAAATGAAGCCGTGCGTTTGCTTCAAGATCAAAGTTATAGTCATTTGACACTTTCCGCGATAGGTTTTGAGGCTGGATTTAATTCCAAATCCTCATTTTACAGCGCATTTAAAAAAGTCACAGGGAAAACGCCTTCAGAGTTTAAGTCTTTGTGA
- a CDS encoding protoporphyrinogen/coproporphyrinogen oxidase: MKRLINALLIILANAFAYSASAQKDTLDVVIVGGGFSGLTSAYYLNHLDILVLEKEKEAGGRCLTGEWNGFHYPKGTEYMGKPEGLQKKLFRDLDVKAKEIPGPADGIAINNRIYYGDRLLDFLSEQELKDYDRLREELSKLNDLGVEDHIFYDEMTTEDLPLRLDAFTVSHWLQSGQYPDVLTNYVNVENRGLFGTDNSSHSMYFDIPEMAYDLPLPGDKRSEVYSFDNGMYSIIEGFANKLGDRLQTGMSVKSVKVLNNGLSEVRYVSEDGEHYSALAKAVIMSTPSQITAELVDGHFSQHVKSSLRQIDYSQYVTINFFLKERYLKDAWSIACLEEGDVVTFYDVIRPQVDNDYNGPSILSVYMAPKHAKDTTFIGLSDENLLNKAKNSLEKYFSGINKSIAGHDITRFKYAFPVFSPMYGKRLDILKNDATTFGPLFLAGDYMVYATVDGAMISGQRAAKRTLEYLKP, encoded by the coding sequence ATGAAAAGACTAATTAACGCCCTTCTCATTATTCTTGCGAATGCTTTTGCTTACAGTGCTTCTGCCCAAAAAGACACGCTTGATGTGGTCATCGTAGGCGGAGGTTTCAGTGGGTTGACATCCGCATATTATTTGAATCACTTGGATATTTTGGTTCTTGAAAAAGAGAAAGAAGCTGGGGGCAGATGCTTGACAGGAGAGTGGAATGGCTTTCATTATCCCAAAGGAACAGAATATATGGGCAAGCCTGAAGGTTTGCAAAAGAAATTGTTCAGGGACTTGGATGTCAAAGCCAAGGAAATTCCCGGGCCGGCAGACGGGATCGCAATCAACAACAGGATTTATTATGGCGATCGCTTGCTGGATTTTCTTTCAGAGCAAGAACTTAAGGATTATGACCGGCTGAGAGAAGAATTGAGCAAGTTAAATGATTTAGGGGTGGAGGATCATATATTCTATGATGAAATGACTACCGAAGATTTGCCATTAAGATTGGATGCTTTCACAGTCAGTCATTGGTTGCAGTCAGGACAATATCCTGACGTGTTGACTAACTATGTGAATGTGGAAAACAGAGGTCTTTTTGGCACTGATAATTCGAGCCATTCGATGTATTTCGATATCCCAGAAATGGCTTATGACTTGCCGTTGCCCGGTGATAAAAGAAGCGAGGTGTATTCTTTTGATAATGGCATGTACAGTATTATTGAAGGTTTTGCGAACAAGCTGGGAGATAGGTTGCAAACAGGAATGTCAGTCAAGAGCGTCAAGGTGTTGAATAATGGATTGTCGGAAGTTCGTTATGTATCTGAAGATGGAGAACATTATTCTGCGCTGGCGAAAGCAGTTATCATGTCAACTCCTTCTCAAATTACGGCTGAACTGGTTGATGGACACTTTTCTCAACATGTGAAAAGTAGCTTAAGACAGATCGACTATTCTCAATATGTCACCATTAATTTCTTTTTGAAAGAGCGATACTTGAAAGACGCTTGGTCGATAGCTTGCTTGGAAGAGGGTGATGTGGTAACATTTTATGATGTGATAAGACCGCAAGTGGATAATGATTATAATGGACCTTCGATCCTGTCAGTGTATATGGCTCCCAAGCATGCAAAAGACACTACGTTCATTGGCCTGTCGGATGAAAATCTTTTGAATAAAGCGAAGAATTCTTTAGAAAAGTATTTCTCTGGTATAAACAAGAGTATTGCAGGACATGATATCACAAGGTTTAAATATGCTTTTCCTGTATTCAGTCCGATGTATGGGAAGAGATTGGATATATTAAAAAATGACGCTACTACTTTTGGACCTTTGTTTCTAGCGGGAGATTATATGGTATATGCGACGGTTGACGGGGCGATGATCAGCGGACAAAGAGCGGCAAAACGAACTTTAGAATATTTAAAGCCATGA
- a CDS encoding type II CAAX endopeptidase family protein codes for MTKFLENSSQGNNKWYIYMVSFFFMLGGNVIGSIPLIVAMFYFNSDMNFESASIEGRPTLTLALMLLTFIATLGMLLIAIKYLHKKRLNDVLTGRPSFDWSRMFYGIKIWFAVMAVSSVISVIISPEDVELIFDLGKFVPLFFVVILMVPIQAATEEVIFRAYYMQGMTMISRNRWLPLLVTSIIFGLLHIGNPEVEEFGVAIMMPQYISMGLFFGIMTLMDDGSELAIGMHAINNVFLALFFTHDSSALKTDAVFRIKEVNPEYEMIFMLIQFTIVLFILSRKYKWKDWSRLYAKVIMPKEPEAIEEL; via the coding sequence ATGACGAAATTTTTAGAAAACTCATCTCAAGGCAATAATAAATGGTACATCTATATGGTATCATTTTTCTTTATGCTGGGAGGCAATGTGATAGGTAGTATTCCTTTAATTGTCGCTATGTTCTATTTTAATAGCGATATGAATTTTGAAAGCGCTTCGATAGAAGGCAGGCCAACATTGACTTTGGCATTGATGCTTTTGACGTTTATAGCCACACTAGGCATGCTATTGATAGCGATTAAGTATTTGCACAAAAAACGGCTGAATGATGTGTTGACCGGCAGGCCTTCCTTTGATTGGTCACGAATGTTTTACGGCATTAAGATCTGGTTTGCTGTGATGGCTGTTAGTTCAGTGATTAGCGTGATAATTTCGCCTGAAGATGTGGAGTTGATTTTTGATCTGGGCAAGTTTGTCCCCTTGTTTTTTGTCGTGATTTTGATGGTTCCTATTCAAGCGGCGACTGAGGAAGTTATATTCAGAGCTTATTATATGCAGGGAATGACTATGATTTCAAGAAATAGGTGGCTTCCCTTGTTGGTGACAAGTATTATATTTGGCTTGCTGCATATTGGAAACCCTGAAGTAGAAGAGTTTGGCGTTGCTATTATGATGCCTCAGTATATTAGCATGGGATTGTTTTTCGGGATTATGACTTTGATGGACGATGGCTCTGAGCTGGCTATAGGTATGCATGCGATTAATAATGTGTTTTTGGCTTTATTTTTCACCCACGACTCGTCGGCATTGAAGACGGATGCTGTATTTCGGATCAAAGAAGTCAATCCTGAATATGAGATGATATTTATGCTGATACAGTTTACGATAGTATTGTTTATACTGTCGCGTAAGTACAAGTGGAAGGATTGGAGCAGGCTTTATGCTAAAGTAATCATGCCGAAAGAGCCTGAAGCGATTGAGGAATTATAG
- a CDS encoding hydrogen peroxide-inducible genes activator: MTLQQLEYIIAVKQFGHFVEAARHCGVTQPTLSQMILKLENELEVTIFDRKKHPIVPTAMGEKLIKQAEKALKEVRRMNEIIEGEVDSISGSLRIGVIPTLSTYLIPDFIGSFKRDYPQVELMIKEAHTQNLIKALNDDEVDLFIAATPLDQDNFYEIPLYYEKFVAYFSPDNPNKDIPLSAENMPNQNLWVLQEGHCVRNQIFNFCEAKTVFNQTFEAGSIDTLIKIVEKNGGYSVIPELHLDLMNEEQKNNVREINPPAVREISLVIKSDFIKERMINAVADTIKKHIPEKMLDERLKKFSIKL; this comes from the coding sequence ATGACACTACAACAATTAGAGTATATAATAGCAGTAAAGCAATTCGGGCACTTTGTGGAAGCCGCAAGGCATTGCGGGGTAACTCAGCCCACATTAAGCCAAATGATCTTAAAACTTGAGAATGAACTGGAAGTAACCATATTCGACCGAAAAAAACATCCTATCGTGCCAACGGCTATGGGGGAAAAACTCATCAAGCAAGCCGAAAAAGCGCTGAAGGAAGTTCGTAGGATGAACGAAATCATCGAAGGTGAAGTGGACAGCATATCTGGCTCGTTGCGAATAGGCGTTATTCCTACGCTCTCCACTTACTTGATACCTGACTTCATCGGAAGCTTCAAAAGAGACTATCCGCAAGTGGAATTGATGATCAAAGAAGCTCATACGCAAAACTTAATCAAAGCGCTAAACGACGATGAAGTGGATTTATTTATCGCCGCAACGCCTTTGGATCAAGACAACTTCTACGAAATACCACTCTATTATGAGAAATTCGTCGCGTATTTTTCACCCGACAATCCTAACAAAGACATTCCTCTCTCAGCTGAAAATATGCCCAATCAAAACCTTTGGGTGTTGCAAGAAGGGCATTGCGTGAGAAACCAGATTTTCAATTTCTGCGAAGCTAAAACCGTTTTCAACCAAACCTTCGAAGCGGGGAGCATCGATACTTTGATAAAGATAGTGGAAAAAAATGGAGGCTATTCCGTAATTCCCGAACTTCACCTTGATCTGATGAACGAAGAGCAAAAGAATAATGTCAGGGAAATAAACCCTCCTGCCGTTAGAGAGATCTCTCTCGTCATTAAATCGGATTTTATCAAAGAACGCATGATCAATGCGGTCGCTGATACCATAAAGAAACATATCCCTGAGAAAATGCTGGATGAAAGGCTCAAGAAATTCTCTATCAAACTATAA